In the Phaseolus vulgaris cultivar G19833 chromosome 7, P. vulgaris v2.0, whole genome shotgun sequence genome, one interval contains:
- the LOC137828302 gene encoding cyclin-D3-1, producing the protein MAIQQHNHQLQHNENVSSVLDALYCDEAKWEEEDEDSDVTTNNDACGVHVHHSAGASLFPLLLLEQDLFWEDEELSSLFSKEKLQHEQVYGCNNLNSDSNDNNNHVHLNPCFSQPRREAVEWMLKVNAHYGFSALTATLAVTYLDRFLLSFHFQREKPWMIQLVAVTCISLAAKVEETQVPLLLDLQVQDTKYVFEAKTIQRMELLVLSTLKWKMHPVTPLSFLDHIIRRLGLKTHLHWEFLRHCEHLLLSVLLDSRFVGCLPSVLATATMLHVIDQIEHSGGMEYKNQLLSVLKISKEKVDECYNAILQRSNANNYGLNNNIYKRKYEEIPDSPSGVIDAAFGSDGSNDSWAVGSSLYSPPEPLFKKSRTQGQQMKLSPLNRVIVGIVGTSP; encoded by the exons ATGGCAATTCAGCAACACAATCACCAACTACAGCATAATGAGAATGTCTCATCTGTTCTTGATGCCCTTTACTGTGATGAAGCAAAGTGGGAAGAAGAGGATGAGGACAGTGATGTCACAACAAACAATGATGCATGTGGGGTGCACGTGCACCACTCTGCCGGAGCTTCTCTCTTCCCTCTGCTCTTGTTGGAGCAAGACTTGTTCTGGGAAGACGAGGAACTAAGCTCTCTCTTTTCCAAAGAGAAGCTTCAACATGAACAAGTTTATGGCTGTAACAATCTCAACAGTGATAGTAATGATAATAACAATCATGTGCATTTGAACCCTTGTTTCTCTCAGCCTCGTCGTGAGGCAGTGGAATGGATGCTTAAAGTCAATGCTCACTATGGATTCTCTGCTCTCACTGCAACACTGGCCGTTACTTACCTGGATAGGTTCCTTCTAAGCTTCCATTTTCAAAGGGAGAAGCCTTGGATGATCCAGCTTGTGGCTGTCACTTGCATCTCTTTGGCTGCTAAAGTTGAAGAAACTCAAGTGCCCCTTCTCTTGGACCTTCAA GTGCAAGACACTAAGTATGTGTTTGAGGCAAAGACTATTCAGAGAATGGAGCTGCTGGTGCTGTCCACCCTCAAATGGAAGATGCATCCCGTGACCCCACTCTCGTTTCTAGATCACATTATAAGAAGGCTTGGATTGAAAACTCATCTTCACTGGGAGTTTCTCAGGCACTGTGAGCATCTTCTTCTGTCTGTGCTTTTAG ATTCGAGATTTGTTGGGTGCCTTCCCTCTGTTTTGGCCACTGCAACAATGCTGCATGTTATAGACCAGATTGAACACAGTGGTGGGATGGAATACAAAAATCAGCTTCTGAGTGTTCTCAAAATTAGCAAG GAGAAAGTAGATGAGTGTTATAATGCTATTCTCCAACGCTCAAACGCCAATAATTATGGTCTTAACAACAACATTTACAAACGCAAGTATGAGGAAATTCCAGATAGCCCAAGTGGCGTAATTGATGCTGCATTTGGCTCTGATGGTTCCAACGATTCGTGGGCAGTGGGGTCATCATTATATTCACCACCAGAGCCTCTGTTCAAGAAGAGCAGAACCCAAGGACAACAAATGAAATTGTCACCACTTAATCGGGTCATTGTCGGAATTGTTGGCACCTCTCCTTGA